Proteins encoded in a region of the Zea mays cultivar B73 chromosome 2, Zm-B73-REFERENCE-NAM-5.0, whole genome shotgun sequence genome:
- the LOC100274748 gene encoding uncharacterized protein LOC100274748, which translates to MFLADKYSSLLPFHHHHSKPSRRQQQKGEAHRFGTALAARLRGLLPLPASPLAALVRVADLLALTLAEAGPALACSGEGAAVAAHLDAGVALLDACNAIAARLDGLRRRRLLASLALHLLLSSTSPSGRTRARAALADRDPPAPPPLPWLPFEQPRGQLTAAARVLAAVDAVSSLAAAAAATVLAGGPATFPWVSGSGGDLPWAEPFNALSGQLAALGAGEVRAVDEAVRRLASALDSGTDNEGAVRAAAQEVGRRTEELAPRLDRLSDAVGGVFRAALGLRNAELGCLMVGPAGKPV; encoded by the coding sequence ATGTTCCTCGCCGACAAGTACAGCTCGCTGCTGCCCTTCCACCACCACCATTCCAAGCCCAGCCGACGCCAGCAGCAGAAGGGGGAGGCGCACCGGTTCGGCACGGCGCTGGCCGCGCGCCTCCGGGGCCTGCTGCCGCTGCCGGCCTCCCCGCTCGCGGCGCTCGTGCGGGTGGCCGACCTCCTCGCGCTCACGCTCGCCGAGGCGGGGCCCGCGCTCGCCTGCTCCGGCGAgggcgccgccgtcgccgcccacCTCGACGCCGGCGTCGCGCTCCTCGACGCCTGCAACGCCATCGCCGCGCGGCTCGACGGCCTCCGCAGGCGCCGTCTCCTCGCCAGCCTCGCGCTCCAcctcctcctctcctccacctcgcCGTCCGGGCGgacgcgcgcgcgcgcggcgcTCGCGGACCGCGACCCCCCGGCCCCTCCGCCGCTCCCTTGGCTCCCGTTCGAGCAGCCCCGCGGGCAGCTCACGGCCGCCGCGCGCGTCCTCGCCGCCGTGGACGCCGTCTCCTCGCTCGCGGCGGCGGCCGCGGCTACCGTCCTCGCCGGAGGACCTGCCACCTTCCCCTGGGTCTCCGGCAGCGGCGGCGACCTCCCCTGGGCGGAGCCGTTCAACGCGCTGTCCGGCCAGCTCGCGGCGCTCGGCGCCGGCGAGGTGCGCGCCGTCGACGAGGCCGTCCGGAGGCTCGCGTCGGCGCTGGACTCCGGGACCGACAACGAGGGGGCCGTGCGCGCCGCGGCGCAGGAGGTTGGGAGGCGCACCGAGGAGCTCGCGCCGCGGCTGGACCGCCTGTCTGACGCCGTCGGCGGCGTGTTCCGCGCCGCGCTGGGCCTCCGCAACGCCGAGCTTGGATGCTTAATGGTGGGACCCGCGGGGAAGCCCGTGTAG